From the Sebastes fasciatus isolate fSebFas1 chromosome 9, fSebFas1.pri, whole genome shotgun sequence genome, the window caaatattgtccagaaaccctcacaggtactgcatttagcataaaacaatatgctcaaatcataacatggcaaactgcagcccaacaggcaacaacagctgtcagtgtttcagtgtgctgacttgactatgacttgcccccaaaactgcatgtgattattataaagtgagcatgtctgtaaaggggagactcgtgggtacccatggaacccatttcattcacatatcttgaggtcagaggtcaagggacccctttgaaaatgttatttgttatttagcctcctttgcaactagctagtatgacatgattcctcaggttttactgtttcatatgataccggtatcttcactctagctttaaaactgaaccgcTACGACCTAAAAGTCGCGAgatgtgttaatgcgttaaagtaattagtggcgttaaaacaaatttgagttaaCGGGCTATTATCGCAtgcaaatgtaataataatatatatgtaataagttaatatatacatatatatataagtttGATGCAACATATTCTGTGTTTATCTGTTGCTGTTGTCAAATTTGCTCTTTTTCACGTCAGAAAGCCATTCCAAAACAAGCATATAACTTTATCtttgaagaagaaataaaaaaaatggcacCTCTGTCTTGAATTGGGTTTGACTACAAGCCGGGTTCAGGTCTTGGTTGTAGGCCTCTCTGTTGTGGGTCTCGATTGATTTAGTGCGTTATAAGGTAGAGATGATTATAATACACAGCCTCATATCCATCATTTTAAAGCCAGATGACATTCTGGTTcggcacaattaatcaaatattaatcgtgatcacGGTTTTTGGCTtgccacaattaaatgaacacgaTCGCCTGCGATATTAAATGTGCGTTCTACTCATAGTAAGCGCTGCAGCATACCAAATCAAGcgtttcctaaactaacagccagccacaaGCCGGTGGCCGAGATTTTTTGGCTTTACTTTGGGTatagatattatatataaatatgatgttgctaaaatcaatgaataatcatgataaataattgtgattatcattttggccatatcgtGCAGCCATACATTCTGGTAAAACTTTCTGTAAATTGAATGCTGTTCTTGTTTATGGGTCATGAATGAGTGATGAATTGAAATACAAGATAAGAGTTACCCTCTGCCTACCGTTGTACAGACTCTGGTGGTGGGGGGACAGCTCGTCTCCGGCCGTCCTCCTCTGACCCCCGTCCCTGTTGGGGGAGGATCCGCTGCTATACCTCCCCTTGAGCTCCATCCCGGGGCTGTGCTGATGATAGTGGTGGTGGTGCCGTATAGACTCTGGACTCCCCACGATCACCCGCCCTTTCCTCAGGTGCTCGGGCGTCCCCATCGCCGCCAGCTTGGCCTCGGGACTCCCGCAGACAGCCCCCGCCATGTTAACCGACCGGTGTCTCTGACTCAGCTCCGGGCTGGACTTGGCAGTGTTCTTCCTGCAGCCTGGTGACGCCGGCCCCGACATCAGGAGCTGTTTGTGGGCCAGTAGGTCAGAGCTGCAGGGTTTTGGGTGGGAGTCACACGGCAGCCTGGTGGGAGACTTGCCGTGTTTCTCTGGGCTGTGTCCCCGAAGGCCGGGAGGGTCCAGGTTGGTGAGGGAGCCCCCACGGGGGCGGCAGGACTGGGGGAAGGTGTGGTACTCTGGCGTGGAGCTGTGCCTCCGTCCTGTGGATTCACACACATCTCCCGGTTTGTGGGGGTGCTCTGAGGTTCTGGATCCAGGGCTGGAGCCCAGAGGAGGGGGTTTGAGGTGGAGGTTATCTGGGCTATCCGTACTCCCCGCGCTGGAGGTGCTGCTCCCATCGCCGACGTCCCGCAGCAGGCCAGGCGCCGGGACACCGCCGCCCAGctgagacaagctgctctgacTGTCAACAGAGCTCCTCCGCCCGGGGCCTCCGTGCACACCCacgcctccacctccacctcctcccgcCGCAGcccgctcctcctccagcaTGACGCACACCTCCTTCAGCTCCAGGTTCTCCCGGATGACCTCCACCTGCCGCTGCTCCAGCTCCTTCAGCTTCTGCAGGTAGATGGCCACCTCCTTCCTCATGAGGCCGGCGCTGTAGCGGCCCAGACGCTGCCACTCCCGCGACACCCGCTTCCCCTTCTGCCGGTCGTCGTCCAGGAAGCAGCACAGGTCCCGCAGCTCCTGGTTGTCCTCCTGCAGTTTCTGGTTCACGTCCTGGtttacatattcacacacacacagagagcagcacAGTGAGGGATTACATGCACAGTCCTGCTGGGATTGATCATCTGATGAGTGAGAAGAGTTCCCATCATgcacttctgtgtgtgtgtgtgtgtgtgtgtgtgtgtgtgtgtgtgtatgaggtgtTTCTtgatctgcaactattttgataatcgtttGAGTTGCTTTTTAAGGAAAAAAGCCaaatattctctggttccagaGTCTCAAATGTGagctttttctttgtcttatttgtTTTTGGACATTTGACAAAACGAGCCAGTTGAAAATGTCCCcactttttcacaatttttcgGATGTTTTATAGGCAAAACcatgaatatttttttgtcagattaACCAATAATGAAATTAGGGCTGCGACTAATGACTGTTTTCAATTAGTCTGCCAATTTattcttgattaatcgtttagtgTCAAAAGATTGtaagaaaaatgtccaaatgtcTCGTCTAAAAAACTCGGAGATATCCAGTTGactgtgatataaaacagagaaaaagcagtaaatcctcacattggtGAATGTAGATACATTACAGATACCATAtgaaacctcaggaatccatcggtaccagaaggaaaaactggcatggccattttcaaaaattgacctctgacctcaaggtatgtgaatgaaaatgggttctatgggtacccacgagtctcacctttacagacatgcccactttatgataatcacatgcagtttggggcagaaaccatgcagtttttttcatgcagtataaatctcttgtggatccaatgagcccaactatATTAATgtatgatgatgttagtccccatagcagccatttcattgtagtgagaccattttttgaaacttgacctcactgtataaaatgacctgtggtgacctctaggataattacagcctcatgaaactttacagccacaaactagagacctagagcattcagaggatggatggctttcctagctagattgacaataagggggtttctgagcagtttaccgaacagaagtgcttgccatCTAATCgccaaaaaaatgcaattcttgcagaaatctccaaatgtcaaaagttttttaaacctatggtgttcctcaaggtcttggtgtcttaatgtggtattttggagggattattgataatttttatgaATTCTcgagtggggaaaaaaatggttaaatttagcaccaatctgtgtaacaaatggtatcaaacctaccaacttatgagacataaaagAGCATGTGAACAGTCATCATATAcgtccatcataatgttctaaacccttatacacttttgcaatttattttaattaattaattcatgtttattacagattaatgactagaaaacatctcaaattaatcgtcaggttcccagctttcagatgatgtacatcacctctatgtgacatctactgttgacctgctatctccccctaaacaccccctgaatgcccctaaaaaaagacaaaaatggatCTATtctgggtctcagagggttaaacaaATTGTATATGTAATGCATAAATTGGAAATAAATTGACATTAGCATCCACCATTCTGTCTGTTCAATATGCAACTTATTAATTATTGAGTGAGCATTTTGCCTTTAATCTGTAAATGTGGCCATATATTCTGTTtattctgtttatttgttttgcacaatttaagactatacaacataaccaaaaaaataaatgaataatattcagtgcaggaagaggcaaaaaccccactgggtttatctgaagcctccacctagagacaagattaatataaagaaataatatgactacataatagtgataacaaaacaagtggaagtgtatggttagtgcattgtgaggaggatattgatttaaatatcctGCTCAAGGTGATACTTCCATTTGGTGAGTTTAGTTTATAATGAGGTCAGTGTTGTTGGAAGATAAGATTAAATGTTTCTCCTGATTAAATAGCAGAATGTGAACTCTTCTCTCAttaagaaacacaaacaccagcagaggaggaagaagagctcCACCTTCATCTGTTACTAGATATAAAGATACTATATACTAGTATACTGGTATACTTATGCTATACTACACACTATATAAAGTATacttatactatactacacactatataaagtatacttatactatactacacactatataaagtatacttatactatactacacactATATAAAGTATACTTATACTATACAGGTATacttatattatactatacactatataaagTATACTTATATTATACTTGTatacttatactatactatactatacactatataaagtatacttatactatacttttatacttctacgatactatactataatatacactATATAAAGTATACTTATAATATACTTGTATACTTATACTATACTGGTAtatttatactatactatactatacactatataaagtatacttatactatacttgtatacttatactatacactatataaagtatacttatactatactatacattatataaagtatacttaTACTATACTGGTAtatttatactatactatactatacactatataaagtatacttatactatacttgtatacttatactatacactatataaagtatacttatactatactatacattatataaagtatacttaTACTATACTGGTAtatttatactatactatactatactatacactatataaagtatacttatactatacttgtatacttatactatacactatataaagtatacttatactatactatacattatataaagtatacttaTACTATACTGGTATActtatactacactatactatacactatataaagTATACTTATACTATACCATACACTATATTAAGTAAACTTATACTAAATATCTATAATGATTTCTgggcaatcgtaaccaaacaacattgtgagtgggaaaaaataaaaaacataaaaacctgatacatggacaa encodes:
- the LOC141774367 gene encoding uncharacterized protein LOC141774367 — encoded protein: MEKGAQHQHHQQQQMSKSAAESPVKEEDISKMSDEEMLKWGKEELVRRLRRAEAGKRSAIVEHSNLMREVNRRLQQHLNEIRSLKDVNQKLQEDNQELRDLCCFLDDDRQKGKRVSREWQRLGRYSAGLMRKEVAIYLQKLKELEQRQVEVIRENLELKEVCVMLEEERAAAGGGGGGGVGVHGGPGRRSSVDSQSSLSQLGGGVPAPGLLRDVGDGSSTSSAGSTDSPDNLHLKPPPLGSSPGSRTSEHPHKPGDVCESTGRRHSSTPEYHTFPQSCRPRGGSLTNLDPPGLRGHSPEKHGKSPTRLPCDSHPKPCSSDLLAHKQLLMSGPASPGCRKNTAKSSPELSQRHRSVNMAGAVCGSPEAKLAAMGTPEHLRKGRVIVGSPESIRHHHHYHQHSPGMELKGRYSSGSSPNRDGGQRRTAGDELSPHHQSLYNALISAGCCTNSCRSVKLWDSFDAS